From Marivivens aquimaris:
ACGCGCGGGGCGAGTTTGCGGGTGAACGGATCGTCGAGGTCGGGGCCGAGCGGGACGATTTCAGCGCGGAGGTGTTCGCGTGCCGCCATGGCCTTGGCGTGGCTGTCGATGGCCCAGACGTCCTGACGTTCGCGGCTGATGCCGAGGCTGTCGGCTGCCACGGTCAGGTCGGGATCACGGTCGGCCCACGGGGTGAACGGCGGGCGGTCATAGGGGATCGGTGAGCCGTCTCCGTTTTGTGCGAAACGCAGCGGACGGCGGGAATGGCTCTCGACACCGCCGGCGATAACAACGCGGGCTTGGCCAGAGTTCACCAGTGCGGCGGCGAGGCCGATGGCGTCCAGACCGCCGGCGCACTGACGGTCGATGGAGAGGCCAGCGATCCGTTCCGGCAGACCAGCGGCGAGCGCGCAGAGGCGGGCAGGGTTGCCGCCGCCGCCGATGGCGTTGGAGACGATCACTTCGTCGACGTCATGGGCGCTCAGACCCGCGTCCTCCAGCACCGCGCGGATCACAGGTGCGGCGAGGTCATGGAGCGAGAAGGCCGAAAGAGCGCCGCCCTTGGGCGCGACGATCGTGCGGCGGGCAGCTGTGATGAATGCGGTCATACGAGCGACTGTAGCAGCGTGCGCAGCCGGACGTAATCCGGTTTGCCGGAGGGCAGGGTGGGGAACGCCTCCAACCTGAACGCGCGGCGGATGTCGAGGTCATCGGGCGAGGCCGTACCAGAGTAGAGCGCGACGGAGATATTCCCGCGCACCGGATCGGGAAGGGGCAGCACCGCAACGCTTTCGACGCCTTTGGTTGACAGGAGCATTTCTTCGATCAGCTCGGGATAGACGTTCTGGTCCGCGACCTGAAACATCCGGTCGACGCGCCCGACGATGTGGATGCTGCTGTCGATGATGGTGCCCAGTTCGCCCACCGTCATCCAGTCGCCATCGCGGATAGTGGTGCTTGATGCACCTTCGGCGTAATCGAGGAACAGGTAAGGACTTTTGACCCAAACCTCTCCGATCCCGTCCACCACATTGCGCAGTGCGATCTCGGCTTTGGGGTAGGGACGGCCGACGCTGTGAACGGCGGTTTCGTCATTGCCGATGGTCATGAAGGACGTTTCCGCCGCGCCGTAGAAAGGGACGAGGCGGGCGGTGGGGGTGCGTTTCCAGAACGCGACCTGCGTGCGTTCATCCAGCTTTCCGCCGCCAACGACCACGTGCTGCAAAGAGGGCAGGGGGCGCGTGGAGATCAGCCGCAGCTGGGTCGGCGTGGCGTAGAGGTGCGTTGCCTCCATTTTC
This genomic window contains:
- a CDS encoding thiolase family protein, translated to MTAFITAARRTIVAPKGGALSAFSLHDLAAPVIRAVLEDAGLSAHDVDEVIVSNAIGGGGNPARLCALAAGLPERIAGLSIDRQCAGGLDAIGLAAALVNSGQARVVIAGGVESHSRRPLRFAQNGDGSPIPYDRPPFTPWADRDPDLTVAADSLGISRERQDVWAIDSHAKAMAAREHLRAEIVPLGPDLDDPFTRKLAPRVVARAPVIAGSVTTATTAVAADAAAFVIVTDHATARALRIDDYKSVGGDPMQPGLAPIAAINALGHADRYEIMEAYAAQAIACVEGALLPPEAVNLNGGALARGHPIGASGTILAVRLFHDLQDQETGIAAIAAAGGIGSAIKLTAVN
- a CDS encoding AMP-binding protein, which translates into the protein MTLHPDARLSINGIPVPFPVASEPGSRLRVIKTPAEVMQAMADGAPFCVAESKIDEAEAPQRLHTLTSGSSGAPKRIRRTYDSWIASAKVNAELFGLTPTDKTVILGGLEHSLALYALFEALVLGMEVDVLTGVRPDRQADAIAKMEATHLYATPTQLRLISTRPLPSLQHVVVGGGKLDERTQVAFWKRTPTARLVPFYGAAETSFMTIGNDETAVHSVGRPYPKAEIALRNVVDGIGEVWVKSPYLFLDYAEGASSTTIRDGDWMTVGELGTIIDSSIHIVGRVDRMFQVADQNVYPELIEEMLLSTKGVESVAVLPLPDPVRGNISVALYSGTASPDDLDIRRAFRLEAFPTLPSGKPDYVRLRTLLQSLV